In Eriocheir sinensis breed Jianghai 21 chromosome 8, ASM2467909v1, whole genome shotgun sequence, the following proteins share a genomic window:
- the LOC126995352 gene encoding uncharacterized protein LOC126995352, with protein sequence MVRHALLVLMGTLVMGVSATITSLFDDGRADNSICPDHFVPVYEHCVFLDLTVKGTWQEMREYCQSLDSDLAILSTFKFYFESLQYLKLTTTTVDFWIGASDLDTEGQWLWIDGTPVVMGAPYWVNYGCNNQIQPAGGTNQNCAILENSLSYYLNDVNCSYEANPFCVVCWVQVTGPGGMQVGIIWEDTQVPRLCKKVLSLGRRDTGGGCRPLDRDPHVLLKYLRKNPVVESTFANVSTALRLFLTLPVTVCEECQSDIEEVKAPHRSIYYGWFSEAIILSFFRLHQSSIFIISYNLKVMIYYPLLFLLGTLVADTATACPSPFAPVGVHCVHLDLTVTGTWEEMRQLCQELGSDLAVLSDGQFYVDSQQYIRTIGTPAEEAHFWIGASDEEVEGLWVWIDGTPVVMGTPYWTNQGCDNIQEPSGKTFQNCAMLHGLFHHYLNDYQCSFDSAHPFCVL encoded by the exons ATGGTCCGCCACGCCCTCCTGGTTCTCATGG gaACCTTGGTCATGGGTGTTTCGGCGACGATTACGAGCTTATTCGAcgatg GCCGTGCAGACAACTCGATATGTCCGGATCATTTTGTACCGGTGTATGAGCACTGCGTCTTCCTGGATCTCACCGTCAAGGGAACGTGGCAGGAGATGAGGGAGTATTGCCAATCGTTGGATAGCGATTTGGCCATCTTGTCGACTTTCAAATTCTATTTCGAGAGCCTCCAGTACTTAAAATTAACAA CCACGACAGTTGATTTCTGGATTGGAGCGAGTGACCTGGACACGGAGGGACAGTGGCTGTGGATAGATGGCACTCCTGTCGTGATGGGCGCGCCTTACTGGGTCAACTACGGATGTAACAACCAGATTCAGCCCGCAGGAGGAACTAACCAAAATTGCGCCATATTGGAAAATTCCTTGTCCTACTATTTGAACGACGTCAATTGTTCGTACGAAGCTAACCCATTCTGT GTAGtatgctgggttcaggtgacaggtcccggagggatgcaggtgggcatTATCTGGGAGGACACTCAGGTACCCAGGCTTTGTAAGAAGGTGCTAAGCCTAGGCCGGCGggacacaggtggtgggtgccGCCCG TTGGATCGTGATCCTCATGTCCTGTTGAAATACTTAAGGAAGAATCCAGTTGTAGAGTCAACATTTGCCAATGTTTCAACTGCTCTGCGATTGTTCTTAACATTACCAGTCACTGTCTGCGAAG AATGCCAATCAGATATTGAAGAGGTCAAAGCTCCTCATCGAAGTATATATTATGGATGGTTCTCGGAGgccatcatcctttccttctttagacTTCACCAAAGCAGCATCTTTATCATCAGCTACAACCTCAAAGTCATGATCTACTaccctcttctgttcctcctcg GAACCTTGGTCGCGGATACGGCGACG GCCTGTCCAAGTCCCTTCGCGCCGGTGGGCGTCCACTGCGTCCACTTGGACTTGACCGTCACCGGCACGTGGGAGGAAATGCGGCAGCTCTGCCAAGAGTTGGGCAGCGACTTGGCCGTCCTGTCTGATGGGCAGTTCTATGTTGACAGTCAGCAGTACATAAGGACGATAG GTACGCCAGCCGAAGAGGCCCATTTTTGGATCGGTGCCTccgacgaggaggtggaggggttgTGGGTGTGGATAGATGGCACGCCCGTCGTCATGGGGACGCCCTACTGGACCAACCAAGGGTGTGACAACATTCAAGAGCCTAGCGGAAAAACATTTCAGAACTGTGCCATGCTTCATGGACTTTTCCACCATTACTTGAATGATTACCAATGTAGTTTTGATAGCGCACATCCTTTCTGTGTGCTCTAG